Proteins encoded by one window of Yersinia massiliensis:
- the manX gene encoding PTS mannose transporter subunit IIAB, which yields MSIAIIIGTHGAAAEQLLKTAEMILGEQDNVAYIDFVPGENAETLIEKYNGKLTGLETSQGVLFLVDTWGGSPFNAASRIAVDKENYEVVTGVNIPMLAETFMARDDNPSFAELVKVAVETGREGVKALKAPEVKSDKPDTQQTAPAPKAKAPAVALGPNDHMKIGLARIDDRLIHGQVATRWTKETNVNRIIVVSDEVAADKMRSTLLKQVAPPGVTAHVVDVEKAIRVYNNPQYAKDRVMLLFTNPTDVVRLVEGGVDIKSVNIGGMAFRQGKTQVNNAVSVDEKDVEAFNKLNARGIELEVRKVSSDTRLKMMDLISKLDK from the coding sequence GTGAGTATAGCTATTATCATTGGCACACATGGGGCTGCAGCAGAACAACTGCTGAAAACAGCTGAAATGATTTTAGGCGAGCAAGATAACGTCGCTTATATCGATTTCGTCCCAGGTGAAAATGCCGAAACGTTGATTGAAAAATACAACGGCAAATTAACAGGATTAGAAACCAGTCAAGGCGTTCTATTCCTTGTTGATACTTGGGGTGGTAGCCCGTTTAACGCTGCCAGCCGGATTGCCGTCGATAAAGAGAACTATGAGGTCGTCACCGGGGTTAACATTCCGATGTTGGCTGAAACCTTTATGGCACGTGATGATAACCCGTCATTTGCTGAATTGGTGAAAGTCGCAGTAGAAACCGGTCGTGAAGGCGTGAAAGCACTGAAAGCGCCTGAAGTGAAGAGTGATAAGCCCGATACGCAACAAACTGCTCCTGCGCCAAAAGCCAAGGCTCCGGCCGTTGCTTTAGGTCCGAACGATCATATGAAGATCGGGCTGGCGCGTATTGATGACCGTTTGATACACGGTCAGGTCGCCACGCGCTGGACCAAAGAAACTAACGTAAACCGTATTATTGTTGTCAGCGACGAAGTTGCTGCCGACAAAATGCGCAGTACCTTGCTCAAACAGGTTGCCCCTCCAGGTGTAACTGCCCACGTAGTTGATGTCGAAAAAGCGATTCGTGTCTACAACAACCCACAATACGCTAAAGATCGCGTCATGTTGCTCTTTACCAACCCAACAGACGTCGTGCGTTTGGTTGAGGGTGGTGTCGATATTAAATCAGTGAATATCGGTGGTATGGCATTCCGCCAGGGGAAAACCCAGGTGAACAATGCTGTCTCCGTTGATGAGAAAGATGTTGAAGCTTTTAATAAGTTAAATGCACGCGGTATTGAGTTGGAAGTCCGGAAAGTCTCCTCGGATACTCGGCTCAAAATGATGGATTTAATTAGCAAACTTGATAAATAG
- a CDS encoding PTS mannose/fructose/sorbose transporter subunit IIC gives MEITTLQIVLIFIVACIAGMGSILDEFQFHRPLVACTLVGLVLGDMKTGIIVGGTLEMIALGWMNIGAAVAPDAALASIISTILVIAGGQSIGAGIALAIPLAAAGQVLTIIVRTITVAFQHAADGAAERGSLRAITWIHISALFLQAMRIAIPALIVALSVGTSEVQMMLSSIPEVVTNGLNIAGGMIVVVGYAMVINMMRAGYLMPFFYLGFVTAAFTNFNLVALGVIGVVMALLYIQLSPKYNKSQVVQAGPANNDLDNELD, from the coding sequence ATGGAGATCACAACTCTTCAGATTGTGCTGATATTCATAGTTGCCTGTATTGCCGGGATGGGTTCCATTCTGGATGAGTTCCAATTTCACCGTCCTTTAGTCGCCTGTACCTTAGTTGGCCTGGTTCTGGGTGACATGAAAACCGGTATTATCGTCGGTGGTACATTGGAAATGATCGCTCTGGGTTGGATGAACATCGGGGCCGCCGTGGCACCTGATGCGGCTCTGGCATCGATTATTTCTACTATCTTGGTTATCGCTGGTGGTCAAAGCATTGGTGCGGGTATCGCCCTGGCTATCCCACTAGCCGCAGCCGGTCAGGTGCTAACCATTATCGTACGTACCATTACCGTTGCTTTCCAACACGCCGCCGATGGAGCAGCCGAACGTGGCAGCCTACGCGCCATCACTTGGATTCATATCTCTGCCCTGTTCTTGCAAGCAATGCGTATCGCTATCCCAGCGTTAATCGTTGCCTTGTCTGTTGGGACATCTGAAGTTCAGATGATGCTGAGTTCAATTCCTGAAGTCGTTACCAATGGCCTGAATATCGCGGGTGGTATGATCGTCGTGGTTGGTTACGCCATGGTTATCAACATGATGCGTGCTGGCTACCTGATGCCATTCTTCTACTTAGGTTTCGTTACCGCCGCATTTACCAACTTCAACCTGGTAGCATTGGGTGTTATTGGTGTGGTTATGGCCTTGCTTTATATCCAACTTAGCCCGAAATACAACAAGTCTCAGGTTGTGCAGGCGGGTCCGGCCAATAACGATCTTGATAACGAATTAGACTAG
- a CDS encoding TerC family protein yields MEFLMDPSIWAGLLTLVVLEIVLGIDNLVFIAILADKLPPKQRDKARIIGLSLALIMRLGLLSVISWMVTLTTPLFSVGSFNFSGRDLILLVGGLFLLFKATTELHERLEGNQHDDSANRGYASFWAVVAQIVVLDAVFSLDAVITAVGMVNDLAIMMTAVVIAMGVMLLASKTLTQFVNAHPTVVVLCLSFLLMIGLSLIAEGFGFHIPKGYLYAAIGFSILIELFNQIARRNFIKHESRLPRRQRTAEAIIRLMGGRQQQEPQTGDPQVVIPTEAFAEEERYMISGVLTLASRSMRSVMTPRTEISWVDCNRTQEEIREQLLDTPHSLFPVCRDSLDEIIGVVRAKDLLVAIERGDSISEFAAATPPIVVPDTMDVINLLGVLRKAKGRLVVVNDEFGVVQGLVTPLDVLEAIAGEFPDEDETPDIIEDGDSWLVKGGADLHSLEQALDCQELVSPTADYASLAGMLLSYSGHMPTVGDVVELHNLRFEIMEVSEYRIELVRITKLHNELEE; encoded by the coding sequence ATGGAATTTCTAATGGACCCCTCAATTTGGGCAGGGTTACTGACGCTGGTGGTGCTGGAAATTGTTCTGGGTATTGATAACCTGGTTTTTATTGCCATCCTTGCTGATAAACTTCCACCTAAACAAAGGGATAAAGCCAGAATTATCGGTTTATCTCTCGCGCTGATTATGCGTTTGGGGCTGTTATCGGTCATTTCTTGGATGGTCACGCTGACAACGCCATTATTCAGTGTCGGCAGTTTTAACTTCTCAGGGCGAGACCTGATTTTGCTGGTGGGGGGGCTGTTCCTGCTATTTAAAGCCACCACAGAGCTACATGAACGGCTGGAGGGTAACCAACACGATGATAGTGCGAATCGTGGTTATGCCAGCTTCTGGGCCGTTGTCGCACAGATAGTTGTGCTAGATGCCGTTTTCTCGTTGGATGCCGTAATTACCGCAGTAGGCATGGTCAATGATTTGGCCATCATGATGACGGCGGTCGTGATTGCAATGGGCGTGATGCTACTGGCATCGAAAACGCTGACCCAATTCGTGAACGCGCACCCGACAGTCGTGGTGCTATGCCTCAGCTTCTTGCTGATGATTGGCTTAAGCCTAATTGCTGAAGGCTTTGGTTTCCATATTCCGAAAGGTTACCTGTACGCCGCAATTGGTTTCTCTATCCTGATTGAACTGTTTAATCAGATTGCGCGACGCAACTTCATTAAGCATGAATCTCGCTTACCGAGGCGTCAGCGCACTGCGGAAGCCATCATCCGCTTAATGGGCGGGCGTCAGCAGCAGGAACCACAAACGGGCGATCCGCAAGTCGTCATCCCTACGGAGGCATTTGCGGAAGAAGAGCGGTATATGATCAGCGGTGTATTGACGTTGGCGTCCCGTTCGATGCGTAGCGTGATGACACCTCGTACTGAGATCTCTTGGGTGGATTGCAACCGTACGCAAGAGGAAATTCGTGAGCAGCTATTAGATACGCCGCACAGTCTGTTCCCAGTCTGCCGTGACTCTCTTGATGAGATTATCGGCGTAGTACGTGCTAAAGATCTGTTAGTGGCCATTGAGCGGGGTGATTCGATAAGTGAATTTGCTGCCGCTACACCACCGATTGTGGTGCCTGATACCATGGATGTCATTAATCTACTGGGTGTTTTGCGTAAAGCTAAAGGCCGTTTGGTGGTTGTTAATGATGAATTTGGTGTCGTTCAAGGGTTAGTGACACCACTAGATGTGCTAGAAGCCATTGCTGGTGAATTCCCTGATGAAGATGAAACACCAGACATTATCGAAGATGGCGATAGCTGGTTAGTGAAGGGGGGGGCAGATTTACACTCCCTGGAACAAGCGTTGGATTGCCAGGAGTTGGTCAGCCCAACCGCTGATTATGCCTCGCTGGCAGGCATGCTGCTCTCTTACTCAGGCCACATGCCAACGGTGGGTGATGTCGTTGAACTGCATAATCTTCGCTTTGAGATTATGGAAGTTTCAGAATACCGCATTGAGCTGGTTCGCATTACCAAGCTGCATAACGAGCTGGAAGAGTAA
- the ystC gene encoding ST-I family heat-stable enterotoxin YstC yields the protein MKKIVFVLTLMLFSFGTLGQETASGQVGDVSSSTIATEVSEAECGTQSATTQGENDWDWCCELCCNPACFGC from the coding sequence ATGAAAAAAATCGTTTTTGTTCTGACGTTAATGCTGTTTTCATTCGGAACGTTAGGTCAGGAGACGGCTTCAGGGCAGGTTGGTGATGTATCATCGTCAACAATAGCTACTGAGGTAAGTGAGGCTGAGTGCGGTACTCAGTCAGCAACAACCCAAGGCGAAAATGATTGGGATTGGTGCTGTGAGTTATGTTGCAATCCTGCTTGTTTTGGTTGCTAA